Below is a genomic region from Pleuronectes platessa chromosome 2, fPlePla1.1, whole genome shotgun sequence.
GGTTGGGGGTGCGGGTGGGGGTTCTTGGGCATATGGACGTGGTTCGCAGCACGGCTGGTTCTCTACTTTGGCTACGTTGCGACCCTGGCATAACCGCCGATGCCGCAAAAGCCGGTCTGTCCGAGAAAAGTTCTTGAAACACAAATTGGACACTTCAAGTTAATGTGGGAGTTAATGTGTTTAAATAGCATTAAGAGAAATGAACAATAAAGACAAAACTAATCTTCATGTTGCAATTTCTGGTAACAATTCAGAATACCTGAAATGTTAGATTAGGGTCAATTGACTTTCTGTCATTCCATTCATACATACCTGCTGGCACCGTTCACACTGGTAAGGCTTCTCCCCACTGTGGACACGCTTGTGTCTCTCAAGGTGGTAGCGCTGGATAAACCTCATATCGCACATGTCACAAGCAAATGGCTTCTCTCctacaagagcacacacacacatacagtcaaTGCATCAATTTTAGCGTCTTGTACCAACACAAAGGGTGCAACTTTCTAATCTGACTTTGCAGAATACATTTTCCAACACAGTTGGAACAACACTGTCCTAACAGTACATTTTACGTGTAGTTTCAGCAAATGGATATTCTACAAGGCCTCGTCATCAACTCATTATGTGTAGATCAGAGTGGAATTTCTTGTTTTCATGGCTTAGATGTACATAACATAGAAGCCCCTTAAAACTGGGGCAAGTATTTTGAGGCTGGTTCAACATCCCATCAAATGACTTGACGACCCAAACTCGAGTTTGTTGTGACCCCGTTCTGTTGCAAGCGCCAGAGCCTTTTTCAGTAAAATGAGGGTACGGTGAAGGAACGCATACCCGTATGAGTGAGGCTGTGTCTCTCCAGGTGGTTACGCTGAATAAACCTCATGTCACACATGGAACAAGCATACGGCTtcacccctacacacacagagcaatatATATTAGCCCTACCAGCCACATGTGCAATATATACAACTGTAAAGTTAAAGGTAGCACTAAAACACTGCTAATAACTCTTTTAATTGTAAGTATTTTATGTGCATTTACCTATGTTGAAATGTTCAAACATGCAACTAAAAATACAGCTGACCTCAATTTTCTaaacaaaatatgaaatgtaacatgtcaggatttaaaacaaaagaaacaggaCTTGTTATATGTGCTGTGTGTTTGGTCtaaataatcatttaaatcCTCACTTGACACTGCAAAAACCTACTATACCATTTCAGCGTTCTCTAATCCATTACATCTAAATTTACAAATTGTCTCTGGAGATTAACTTTTCTAAAGCCGTTTCTACTTTTAAGATGGAGTAGAAAGATATAAAAACGTCACAAACTAATGAAATCATTTCAATATCAATTGATAAATGGTTGAAATACAGTAGTGGCCCATTTTTAGTAGGGTAGGAGTAACTTTATGCGCTTTTAATGCATATTGAATTTCAAGAGTCTGGATTTATAAGAAATGTGCTTTTCTGTTTAtgcataaaatattaaaatacactttttttattattattattataagaatTGCAGCCTGGGCAGAGTAAGGACCAGTGTTCCAAAGCAGAACTGGAGTCAATTAAAAAAACCATCCAACCAACAAAATCGCAACTGTATCCTTTGCTTTCTTCACATTTTAGTGGTTCAAAACATCTGATCAACACAAGGCTTGATCAACAATAAACATCTAACCAAATGGATTAACTGGAATTTAAAACCGGATTATTGACTTTTAGATCCTCACCTACAGGAGAATGAGTTTGAGCAAACCCATGGGTGTGCAACACACAATAGATTCACACTGTCTGCAATTCTAGAGAACAACTATAACAATAATATATTAGGTAATAGGAACAAACCTGCACAcccaacaaaatacaaaaacttttttttctttttctagccATAGAAGCGTATCCCTCATATTAGCACAATTTAAGGTAACTGTTGATCTGTATCATGTGAGAAGGGTCGGTGCACGGACCCATACCCGTATGAGTGAGGCTGTGTCTCGCCAGGTGGTAGCGCTGAACAAACCTCATGTCACACATGGGACAAGCAAAAGGTTTCACACCTGAATGTAGAGCATCAATACATTATTTTCAGGActttagtttctgtttcacaATCCATCAATCAGTTATGTACTTGAAACATCTAATTACAATTGATGGGTTGTTAACCACTTGAGAAATTTTTCCAAAAAGTAAGCATATTGACTTAATATTTGTTTCTCCAAATCCAATTAAAAAGGCATCAAACTGAGTTGTCAAATTAGTAATCCACTACTTAACACATCACATgagctgatgatgtcacagtccTGTATTCATTTTACATGTAAAGGTTTTACTTCAATGTTTCATTTACGTATATGTTGTGTGATACTATTGATCAAGacaaaagtaacatttatttttacagatTATTAATAATAGCCTCAGACAGTTAAACTTGTATCTGGCATAATGTAAAGACAGTCTGATTTCAGTGACATGGGTAGGGTGGGCGGACGCATACCCAAATGAGTGAGGCTGTGTCTCGCCAGGTGGTAGCGCTGAAAAAACCTCTTGTCACACATGGTGCAAGCGTAAGGTTTCACACCTAAACGCAAAGTAGCAATATTATATTACTTTACCTCACTTTGCATTCTTTACCATAAATACCTGCTCTATTGGTTATTAACCACATATGTGCCAATTATTGCCAAAACATGAAGATATTTCAAAGGCTTCCATTCTGCAACACTTAATTTGACCAAAACAGCTACAATAGTCATTTTTTAAGCTATATAAGAAATACAATTGATTGACTATCATTAGAGTTCCAATAACAATCATTCAATACCTTTAACGTaccttgtttaaacagcttATTGACTCAGGGAGAATTTAAATCATGTTAATAAATAACCATGTATTTGGGTCTTTGAAATTACCTACGACTGAGCAACTTAACTCCAGCAAATGTTTCATGTTCGATTTATCTTTACCACGGATGAATGAGCCTATTAAAAGAGGGTTGCGGAATACTTTTTTGAAAAGCTATTTTCTATGAATTGTGATAACATGGAGTTGAATTTAAAAAGCAAAGGATGAAGCcaaatgtgtttgtgctgctaGTTTTTAGGCTtttcaattaattattttttgaaGGTGCCAATTGTCCAAGTGGGAATGTATTAATTCTAACTACATTATTCTAATTGTAACAGAAATGTCCTTCACAAAGTAAATTCTTGGTGCttgaaatgtttacaaaaaaatacttaatgtACGCTCTCTTATATCAAACTTCTACTTTGAAACCGGTTGAGCTGCTGATATTGGCACAATAAAGACTAAGTAATAATGATCTAAAAAATGTGAGAAGGGCAAATGCACCGATGCATACCCGTATGAGTGAGGCTGTGTCTCGCCAGGTGGTAACGCTGAACAAACCTCATGTCACACATGGTACAAGCAAAAGGTTTCACACCTAAACGCAGAGCATTAGGGTATTATTTTCAGACTTGAAACTTCTTTTGTGTTCACAATCCATCAATAACAAATACACACCTAGCAACTATAAAGAATTGATGGGTTGTTAACCTCTTTTTAGTTCTATGAAAATGTCTTTGGGAAATTATTgctcattgtttttttccccctccaaaTCCAATAAAGAATACTTCGAATTCCCACATccacaaataaacacatcacATGAGCTGATGATGCTGCAGTCCTGTCTTTACACACTAGGACTTAATGGTTGCTTTTGCTTCATGTTAGTGAGGCTTGACCAAGAAATGGTTCTACTGATAAGTTCAAAAGATAATTGACAATTTATTTAAATGCCTGATTTTGTATCTGGCATAATGTAAAGACAGTCTGATTTCAGTGACATGGGTAAGGTGGGCGGACGCATACCCAAATGAGTGAGGCTGTGTCTCGCCAGGTGGTAGCGCTGAAAAAACCTCTTGTCACACATGGTGCAAGCATAAGGTTTCACACCTAAATGTAAAGTAGCAATATTATATTACTTGGCCTCACTTTCCATTTGtttaaatttagaaattaaTATATATGCTATTGGTTATTAACCACACAATTGCCAATTCATGCAAAAAACTGAACACTTTCAAAACAATCCTCTATCCTTGTTGTGTTGTAGTTAGCAACAAACATCAGAAGAACAAAAGAATGATTGACAGTTAAGCTGCTTTTCTCACATAATGATACAGACTCTGAAACTACTATATTAAAACTTACTACATCTTAATATTTGCCCTAAACATAACAGTTATACGACTGAAGTGTTCACTGTGCACACTGATTCCTAACACTGGATGTCATGGGCACGGTGCACGGACCCATACCCGTATGAGTGAGGCTGTGTCTCGCCAGGTGGTAACGCTGAAAAAACTTCATGTCACACATGGTGCAAGCATAAGGTTTCACACCTGAATGCAGAGCATCAGAAACATTAATTTTGTGTCTCTGCcactaataaaataaatgatagaataaaataaataaatctgtacTTAATCATTGAAGAATACCAGTCTGCACTAAATTGATATCTGTGGTTAATAACCAATGTTAAACCCTAAATTTACTTACAAGAGTACAATATAACATGACAAGTTATAAATTACAAAATTCCCAGAAATCTTAAATCCATTTACACAATACATGAGATGATGTCATTTAGTGGCCTTTAACAATTAAAGTATACCTGATCCATCATAATCtgtgtatgaataaatatatttttaatgttaGAACGAGCATTCAGATGTTGAAGCATCCTAATTTTGTGACTGGTTTAAGATTAGCAAACGCATACCCATATGAGTGAGGCTGTGTCTCGCCAGGTGGTAGCGCTGAAAAAACCTCTTGTCACACATGGTGCAAGCGTACGGCTTCACCCCTATGCACACAAAGTACCAACTTTAGCATTTAGAGATTCAACTGCCAAAAATGATCACTGCTAAACTTTACTAAATGCTTAGTAAAGTTTGGTAGCACTCGTCAGCGCTTTGTTTACACTGGAAAATCCAGCATGCTTCAGATAACTGCTATTccaattggaaattaatttttACATCTAATTGAAGAAACCATTACTGCTGAAGATAGATGGACGAAAGTTCAGATTcgggaaaaaaaatattgtgtaGACCGCAACATGAGCTTTTTTTCAAAACTAAAAACCAAATGACCAGACAATCAATTGAGGCAAAATCGAGGTCCCTAATGGACAAAATCCAGCAAGCACAAAAGGCATGTCATCTTTTTGAATGACACCAATAGGTGCTTGTGTTCATGTAATTTCCACTAAAGATTTTGTCACAAAAGGTTTGGTCACGCTGATCACAGAGGTTAGACAATTTTAGGCAGTTGGTAAACAGCTATGAACAACAGATTAAAGGGACACATTATGCCTATTTCAAACTCTATATTTTTATACAGGAACTATATCAGCGTACCAGAGTTCTGTCTTTCAGTCACAATGTGCATGTAATCATTTTTCTGTACATTACCATTAATAGTTGTTTCTGTGGGAAATGCAATATAGCACAGAATTAAGTTATCAACGGAAAATACAATGCTAATGTTGCAGGTAGAATGTTATTCTACTGTCGCAGAAAATTATTAAAGTGTGGATATTCCCATGTTTGAGAACTGCTGGATTACCATATAAGAAATAATTACTTTAAGCTGACCCATGTTTAATATGGATATTGTAACACAAgataagaaaataagaaaaaagcaTAATGGGTCCCCTTTAATATCAGACATTGGTTTGCAGAGCAACTCTGATTTGAATTGATTTATAGTGACAGACAATACTCAGAAATCATCATACAGAAGATAGACTAACAACTTTGCTCTCACTTCAAATCTAAAAATATTATACTGTCATATTGTCAATACACAAATATAATAGgtaaaataaaactattcaTAAAAGAGGATCATGTGTTATTTCTTCATCTTTACTTTGAATGTGAAATGACACAATGACTCGATGTTTGgcctaaatataaaacataagtCCCATAAACATCAGCTGAAACCCTGCAGTGTTTTTACCCCACACAGGTGAGCTGCAGGCTGTGACACAGATGCAGCTGCTCCACAGTGAACACCTTTCTTGACCCAGTTTGACGCAGTTTTTGGACAAAGTTGATCTTTGCTCACACAACTTTAATTTGCATTAATAATGTGAACGTGTAATTTAAGATGGGGAATGGACGACTCCAATTGACCTCAGTCATAAGGGtattcaaattatccttttagTCAAGTATCAAGTAGAAAAATAGGAAAGATCTTAATGTGCAGTTACGCTTTAAACTGCAGGTCACAGATACTTTGACACCTTTTAGGTGTTCCTCTTTTCAATTATACTTTTTGTTCATTGTTTATTAATCATGTAGGCAATAAAGTTAgaatttaaaatgattaattatGCAATACTGTATTGTGTCAAGGCAGAAACTTGCAGCAGATTTTAGTTGATTCAAAGACAAAGTAAACATGTctgtaatgtaaatgtattaaTGCTTGCAGAAATCTAAAACCTGAACAATTATAAGCAATATATcttaataaaactacaaaccaAAGTGAAGAAACTTTTTGCTTAATGGTCATCATGTCATTTCATTGTCAAAGTCTTTGCAGTATCACATTATTATGCACATGCTTATGAAGCTCCTTGTAAATGTGACATGAAACATCATCACTTGTCAATACGGTGACATAAAGCAATACAAACTCGAGTTTGAAGCAGCCATGTAAACATTAATGTGGGCACATGCTGGAGCAAAGTACAGGAGAAAGAGGGTTCAGATAATACGTACCTGTGTGAGTGAGACTGTGTCTTTCCAGCTGGTACCGTTGTATAAACCTCATGTCACACATGGTACAAGCATATGGCTTCACCCCTAAACAGAGCACAAGAAAGTTAGATGTACTTCAATACACTGACGAAGTTCAACCATAATGATAGGATTTCAGGTTTGCATGCTGTGTTACAAAGTTGCATTACACTGAAGATTTCAAGAACCAGCCGAACCAAGAGTCATGGTAAATCATAATTCAGAAAAAAACGGGTTTACAGTTTGCTATTGAGACAACCTTGTGTATTATTCAGTGACCTGCTCACTTAAAATGCTTTTCAGTGTAATGCTCCTTTTAATATCTATGTAATATAATGCTCAACATGCAGCAGGACCATTACAGTGTTAATCAGAAACTGATCAGAGAGTCACTTTCTCAGTGGACAGATTTCCAACAAAGCCTAAAATATTATCtattaaacatttttgaaaGGGAAGTCAATTTACCAACAATGGCGTATTATGGAATCAAATATAGAGGGAGTTATCAATACAACAATCATGTGGAGTTTTATATCAAAGGTTTCATTCTGAAAGGGGAACAATTAATTCAAGCATACCCGTGTGAGTGAGGCTGTGTCTTGCCAAATGGTAACGCTGGAAGAACCTCATGTCACACATGGAGCAAGCGTATGGCTTCACCCCTAAACGCATACAGTACCAAACTTTAGAAAAGACTTCTCATCAACTATATACACAACATTTGTCATTTTACACACGAGTCAGTGTTATGTCATTGCAAGGTCTATGTATGTTCATGACTAACTAGTCTATATATACACAAGACATAAAATGTGTCAACCCAAAAAGCAGTTAGCaaatagagaaaagaaaaagctacAAGTTTTCTAATCTTACATAATCAAGAATATTGAGTagcacaaattacaatttactaAAGTCTCACAGGTAGGCAAGGCCTACACACAAGTGAGAGGGATAAGTAAAACTTATACCCGTGTGGGTGAGAGTGTGTCTTGCCAGGTGGTATCTCTGGAAAAATCTCATGTCACACATGGAGCAAGCATATGGCTTcacccctgcacacacagagcaaagtattttgtaaaaacaacacagtgaaCTGAACAGGACACACTCACTTATATCATGTATCCAGACATGCCAAACACAGTGGCACTTACATTACTCAACACTACATTATATTACTAACATTGTCTTATCTCTCTGCAGGCTCTATAATGCTGACATGCATTGAAAAGGCTGAAAGTGTTTATTGGTATTAATGGTATTACTACAGATCACAATGCTGCCTTAAAGCGTAAAGTCAAAACCAAAAGGCATCTTCAGCATGCCCCAGTGTTAACGTCGGCTATATGCCTCTGTGCATTTTAAAAACTAGACTCAAATCAATATATAACAAAGTGAAAGATAAACTTCAGTACACTGGATATTTGGGCTCTAAGGTAACAAAGGGACAGATACACTTCAGTAAACTGGGTATTTGGGCTCTAAGGTAACAAAGAAGGGCAAACCCATACCCGTGTGAGTGAGGCTGTGTCTTGCCAAGTGGTAGCGTTGGAAAAATCTCATGTCACACATGGAGCAAGCGTATGGCTTCACCCCTACACACaaaaagtatgtaaatataagaaacagaaaaataagttTCAACAAATATCCATCAACTCTTCCTTTCAAATAAATCTTGCTTCTACATTAAACCATCAGCCAAAGTAGAAAAGTCATCAGGGGTTGTTGTGTATTTAGGTGCTGCACAATATATGCATGTATTTACATGAGGAGCTtaaaaaagttttgttttcttaCAATCAAAACATGTCTGGATACATCTTTATGTTTATGAAAATGTGAATGTTAGCGGGTAGCCAGCCTAAATCTCAGTTTTTACTGCCGAGTTAAAAAATTCTCTCTATCAAGTGCTTTGTGATAatatatgttgtgatttggcaatataaaaataaaactgttttgaAATGTTACTTTTGAAACAGCACAATCTAATGAACTCAAATAAGCAGACGCATACCAGTATGAGTGAGGCTGTGTCTTGCCAGATGGTAACGTTGGAAGAACCTCATGTCACACATGGAGCAAGCGTAGGGCTTCACCCCTACATACACAAAGTATCGGCAGATTAGCTATGACGATCCTTTTGCGTCAAAGGCACACATCAGTCAGAGAAGTTACACAACTCGGACCTTGTAAATATTATACATTCTAATCAAGCTTCATGCAAAGGAGCAATTTGTTTTGACTCCAATTGGTAAACGTGTCTTCTGTTATGGGGTGCATTCGTTTTCAAATTATCCACAATACATCATGAAACAGAACAGCAACACAATATATGAGCCAAGCGTGTTTAAAAAGGAGTCAGCATCGAAATAGCACAAAAAGCTTAAGACGGTGATCATACTGGGCAGCTGAAGTCGAAACATTAGCAAACTTTTACACCACTCAACATCAGCTTAACATCTATATGGTGCACATCAATTTAACTTATGGTGGCATATGATTCTTTCAAATGTTACAAGTTTTTTCTAGTACTCAACTAGCACGACTTTCAAACGCTTCCAATCTGATCTCCGCCATTAACAGCAGAAGTAACTGCTTCAAGCAATCGcacaatgaataaaatataaatcttaATTTAAAAAGCCAGACAATTAAAGTTTAGAAACAAGAGTTGTGCAGCCAATAGTTTGCATGTAAAATAAGTGTGGACATCAAAGGACTATTCCCATAATATACCATGGCCTCAGTTAACCCGCTACTGCAACATGACTGGTCACTGCAGGAATAACAACAAAACCGTTGCCCaccattaaacatttattttaaattatttggtATTTTGTAAAAAATAGAAAGAATTATTTTCCAAAATCCAGAGTGAGCTTTTCTCCTGAAGAATTAGATCCTTCAAACAACAGTATTTTGACCACTCAACCCCATCTCCTATCCTTTGGCTTTGAAACCATGCTGCTTCCTTCAAAAGTACTCAAAGCTCCTCAACCACAGTAatagaaatgaataaataagctGTCTGAACTCTTCAGCTCTGCGAAcaagtcagcagcagcagcaactatTAACCAATAAAATAAACGAATAGAAAAAATTGTGTCTAACAGCAATGGTACAAGATGGATAATACACTTTGAGGGGTCCACAGGAAAAGGTATTTATTAAACTTGTATGGTAAAATGGCCAATGATTCTACATGTCTATTTTGTCTGGATTTCCAAATATAAAGATACATGAATCTGATTAAATAAATCTGGATAAAACTTTTGCTTAGGAAAAGGTGACGTTAAATGCAGCCTCTCCTTAGTAAGAAATAGTGATCTAGACAAGACTAGGTAAATAAATTAAGTTTCTTAACTTGAACTGGGTACGGTTAATGGACGCATACCCGTATGAGTGAGTCTGTGTCTCTCCAGGTGGTAACGCTGGAAAAACCTCATGTCACACATGGAACAAGCGTACGGCTtcacccctacacacacagagcataaAATTATTAGCTATTCAGTCTATCAAATAAGtgaaaatgtgacaaaaaaacata
It encodes:
- the znf740a gene encoding gastrula zinc finger protein XlCGF57.1 isoform X24 gives rise to the protein MSHLPSSSVRDHMKWAGLLGCEAVLSSMALMQASSMAAPPKKMMAPLGHVPQQREGHDRGPQSHMILPSGMSCPPLLIRKEGEYQAPRLLDEKEMRANEDMQQKKKNRKSVTPCKVREQEGRGGKGTGGDENGPSSKVQKNFICDHCYGAFRSGYHLKRHILIHTGEKPYACAICDMRFIQRYHLERHSLIHTEVCTVGVKPYACSMCDMRFFQRYHLERHRLTHTGMRPLTVPSSRVKPYACSMCDMRFFQRYHLARHSLTHTGVKPYACSMCDMRFFQRYHLARHSLTHTGVKPYACTMCDMRFIQRYQLERHSLTHTGVKPYACTMCDKRFFQRYHLARHSLTHMGVKPYACTMCDMKFFQRYHLARHSLTHTGVKPYACTMCDKRFFQRYHLARHSLTHLGVKPFACTMCDMRFVQRYHLARHSLTHTGVKPYACTMCDKRFFQRYHLARHSLTHLGVKPFACPMCDMRFVQRYHLARHSLTHTGVKPYACSMCDMRFIQRNHLERHSLTHTGEKPFACDMCDMRFIQRYHLERHKRVHSGEKPYQCERCQQNFSRTDRLLRHRRLCQGRNVAKVENQPCCEPRPYAQEPPPAPPTWSPLHPPPGRLAV
- the znf740a gene encoding zinc finger protein ZFP2 isoform X44 — encoded protein: MSHLPSSSVRDHMKWAGLLGCEAVLSSMALMQASSMAAPPKKMMAPLGHVPQQREGHDRGPQSHMILPSGMSCPPLLIRKEGEYQAPRLLDEKEMRANEDMQQKKKNRKSVTPCKGTGGDENGPSSKVQKNFICDHCYGAFRSGYHLKRHILIHTGVKPYACSMCDMRFFQRYHLARHTLTHTGVKPYACSMCDMRFFQRYHLARHSLTHTGVKPYACTMCDMRFIQRYQLERHSLTHTGVKPYACTMCDKRFFQRYHLARHSLTHMGVKPYACTMCDMKFFQRYHLARHSLTHTGVKPYACTMCDKRFFQRYHLARHSLTHLGVKPFACTMCDMRFVQRYHLARHSLTHTGVKPYACTMCDKRFFQRYHLARHSLTHLGVKPFACPMCDMRFVQRYHLARHSLTHTGVKPYACSMCDMRFIQRNHLERHSLTHTGEKPFACDMCDMRFIQRYHLERHKRVHSGEKPYQCERCQQNFSRTDRLLRHRRLCQGRNVAKVENQPCCEPRPYAQEPPPAPPTWSPLHPPPGRLAV
- the znf740a gene encoding gastrula zinc finger protein XlCGF57.1 isoform X39, whose product is MSHLPSSSVRDHMKWAGLLGCEAVLSSMALMQASSMAAPPKKMMAPLGHVPQQREGHDRGPQSHMILPSGMSCPPLLIRKEGEYQAPRLLDEKEMRANEDMQQKKKNRKSVTPCKGTGGDENGPSSKVQKNFICDHCYGAFRSGYHLKRHILIHTGVKPYACSMCDMRFFQRYHLARHSLTHTGVKPYACSMCDMRFFQRYHLARHTLTHTGVKPYACSMCDMRFFQRYHLARHSLTHTGVKPYACTMCDMRFIQRYQLERHSLTHTGVKPYACTMCDKRFFQRYHLARHSLTHMGVKPYACTMCDMKFFQRYHLARHSLTHTGVKPYACTMCDKRFFQRYHLARHSLTHLGVKPFACTMCDMRFVQRYHLARHSLTHTGVKPYACTMCDKRFFQRYHLARHSLTHLGVKPFACPMCDMRFVQRYHLARHSLTHTGVKPYACSMCDMRFIQRNHLERHSLTHTGEKPFACDMCDMRFIQRYHLERHKRVHSGEKPYQCERCQQNFSRTDRLLRHRRLCQGRNVAKVENQPCCEPRPYAQEPPPAPPTWSPLHPPPGRLAV
- the znf740a gene encoding gastrula zinc finger protein XlCGF57.1 isoform X17, yielding MSHLPSSSVRDHMKWAGLLGCEAVLSSMALMQASSMAAPPKKMMAPLGHVPQQREGHDRGPQSHMILPSGMSCPPLLIRKEGEYQAPRLLDEKEMRANEDMQQKKKNRKSVTPCKVREQEGRGGKGTGGDENGPSSKVQKNFICDHCYGAFRSGYHLKRHILIHTGEKPYACAICDMRFIQRYHLERHSLIHTGVKPYACSMCDMRFFQRYHLERHRLTHTGVKPYACSMCDMRFFQRYHLARHSLTHTGVKPYACSMCDMRFFQRYHLARHTLTHTGVKPYACSMCDMRFFQRYHLARHSLTHTGVKPYACTMCDMRFIQRYQLERHSLTHTGVKPYACTMCDKRFFQRYHLARHSLTHMGVKPYACTMCDMKFFQRYHLARHSLTHTGVKPYACTMCDKRFFQRYHLARHSLTHLGVKPFACTMCDMRFVQRYHLARHSLTHTGVKPYACTMCDKRFFQRYHLARHSLTHLGVKPFACPMCDMRFVQRYHLARHSLTHTGVKPYACSMCDMRFIQRNHLERHSLTHTGEKPFACDMCDMRFIQRYHLERHKRVHSGEKPYQCERCQQNFSRTDRLLRHRRLCQGRNVAKVENQPCCEPRPYAQEPPPAPPTWSPLHPPPGRLAV
- the znf740a gene encoding gastrula zinc finger protein XlCGF57.1 isoform X41, whose amino-acid sequence is MSHLPSSSVRDHMKWAGLLGCEAVLSSMALMQASSMAAPPKKMMAPLGHVPQQREGHDRGPQSHMILPSGMSCPPLLIRKEGEYQAPRLLDEKEMRANEDMQQKKKNRKSVTPCKVREQEGRGGKGTGGDENGPSSKVQKNFICDHCYGAFRSGYHLKRHILIHTGEKPYACAICDMRFIQRYHLERHSLIHTEVCTVGVKPYACSMCDMRFFQRYHLERHRLTHTGVKPYACTMCDMRFIQRYQLERHSLTHTGVKPYACTMCDKRFFQRYHLARHSLTHMGVKPYACTMCDMKFFQRYHLARHSLTHTGVKPYACTMCDKRFFQRYHLARHSLTHLGVKPFACTMCDMRFVQRYHLARHSLTHTGVKPYACTMCDKRFFQRYHLARHSLTHLGVKPFACPMCDMRFVQRYHLARHSLTHTGVKPYACSMCDMRFIQRNHLERHSLTHTGEKPFACDMCDMRFIQRYHLERHKRVHSGEKPYQCERCQQNFSRTDRLLRHRRLCQGRNVAKVENQPCCEPRPYAQEPPPAPPTWSPLHPPPGRLAV
- the znf740a gene encoding gastrula zinc finger protein XlCGF57.1 isoform X4; the encoded protein is MSHLPSSSVRDHMKWAGLLGCEAVLSSMALMQASSMAAPPKKMMAPLGHVPQQREGHDRGPQSHMILPSGMSCPPLLIRKEGEYQAPRLLDEKEMRANEDMQQKKKNRKSVTPCKGTGGDENGPSSKVQKNFICDHCYGAFRSGYHLKRHILIHTGEKPYACAICDMRFIQRYHLERHSLIHTEVCTVGVKPYACSMCDMRFFQRYHLERHRLTHTGMRPLTVPSSRVKPYACSMCDMRFFQRYHLARHSLTHTGVKPYACSMCDMRFFQRYHLARHSLTHTGVKPYACSMCDMRFFQRYHLARHTLTHTGVKPYACSMCDMRFFQRYHLARHSLTHTGVKPYACTMCDMRFIQRYQLERHSLTHTGVKPYACTMCDKRFFQRYHLARHSLTHMGVKPYACTMCDMKFFQRYHLARHSLTHTGVKPYACTMCDKRFFQRYHLARHSLTHLGVKPFACTMCDMRFVQRYHLARHSLTHTGVKPYACTMCDKRFFQRYHLARHSLTHLGVKPFACPMCDMRFVQRYHLARHSLTHTGVKPYACSMCDMRFIQRNHLERHSLTHTGEKPFACDMCDMRFIQRYHLERHKRVHSGEKPYQCERCQQNFSRTDRLLRHRRLCQGRNVAKVENQPCCEPRPYAQEPPPAPPTWSPLHPPPGRLAV
- the znf740a gene encoding gastrula zinc finger protein XlCGF57.1 isoform X43, producing the protein MSHLPSSSVRDHMKWAGLLGCEAVLSSMALMQASSMAAPPKKMMAPLGHVPQQREGHDRGPQSHMILPSGMSCPPLLIRKEGEYQAPRLLDEKEMRANEDMQQKKKNRKSVTPCKVREQEGRGGKGTGGDENGPSSKVQKNFICDHCYGAFRSGYHLKRHILIHTGVKPYACSMCDMRFFQRYHLARHSLTHTGVKPYACSMCDMRFFQRYHLARHSLTHTGVKPYACTMCDMRFIQRYQLERHSLTHTGVKPYACTMCDKRFFQRYHLARHSLTHMGVKPYACTMCDMKFFQRYHLARHSLTHTGVKPYACTMCDKRFFQRYHLARHSLTHLGVKPFACTMCDMRFVQRYHLARHSLTHTGVKPYACTMCDKRFFQRYHLARHSLTHLGVKPFACPMCDMRFVQRYHLARHSLTHTGVKPYACSMCDMRFIQRNHLERHSLTHTGEKPFACDMCDMRFIQRYHLERHKRVHSGEKPYQCERCQQNFSRTDRLLRHRRLCQGRNVAKVENQPCCEPRPYAQEPPPAPPTWSPLHPPPGRLAV
- the znf740a gene encoding gastrula zinc finger protein XlCGF57.1 isoform X30, with translation MSHLPSSSVRDHMKWAGLLGCEAVLSSMALMQASSMAAPPKKMMAPLGHVPQQREGHDRGPQSHMILPSGMSCPPLLIRKEGEYQAPRLLDEKEMRANEDMQQKKKNRKSVTPCKVREQEGRGGKGTGGDENGPSSKVQKNFICDHCYGAFRSGYHLKRHILIHTGEKPYACAICDMRFIQRYHLERHSLIHTGVKPYACSMCDMRFFQRYHLARHSLTHTGVKPYACSMCDMRFFQRYHLARHTLTHTGVKPYACSMCDMRFFQRYHLARHSLTHTGVKPYACTMCDMRFIQRYQLERHSLTHTGVKPYACTMCDKRFFQRYHLARHSLTHMGVKPYACTMCDMKFFQRYHLARHSLTHTGVKPYACTMCDKRFFQRYHLARHSLTHLGVKPFACTMCDMRFVQRYHLARHSLTHTGVKPYACTMCDKRFFQRYHLARHSLTHLGVKPFACPMCDMRFVQRYHLARHSLTHTGVKPYACSMCDMRFIQRNHLERHSLTHTGEKPFACDMCDMRFIQRYHLERHKRVHSGEKPYQCERCQQNFSRTDRLLRHRRLCQGRNVAKVENQPCCEPRPYAQEPPPAPPTWSPLHPPPGRLAV